In Pyrus communis chromosome 1, drPyrComm1.1, whole genome shotgun sequence, the following are encoded in one genomic region:
- the LOC137718883 gene encoding uncharacterized protein, producing the protein MAPKAITSPVPITWYPTLAVVMVSLGLLFTASFFIYAATISRKNRSLAKEITTGTLASFFLGFGTLYVLLASGVYV; encoded by the exons ATG GCCCCGAAGGCAATTACCAGTCCCGTGCCGATCACGTGGTACCCGACCCTCGCCGTCGTGATGGTCTCCCTCGGCCTCCTCTTCACCGCTTCCTTCTTCAT CTATGCGGCGACCATTTCTAGGAAAAACCGGAGTCTTGCTAAGGAAATTACAACAGGAACATTGGCTTCGTTCTTTTTG GGTTTTGGAACCTTGTACGTCCTGCTTGCATCGGGCGTTTATGTCTGA
- the LOC137734209 gene encoding receptor-like serine/threonine-protein kinase ALE2, giving the protein MMPAILQLVNLCVIGFAFALQGSAGLNISPSPEPLSVNPPVETAPPPLPDRKPFTSNAPIPGLQPNGSNLHPSPKKPPLMSTPLPPNNAPPPPNVEGQVPSVPPKDAPPPLGIEVHVPSALPNNAPPSPTVGGQVPPMTPNNAPPPLSIEVHTPSALPNNASSPPTVEGHAASMPPTNSPPPPSVEDHAPPMLPNNAPPPPSVEGHVPSMPPTNAPPPPSVEGHVQPVPPNNAPPPLSIEVQVPSAPPNDAPAPPSVKGHVPSTPQNNAPPPLSIEVHVPSAPPNNAPPPPSFKDQVPSTPPTNAPPPPSVGHVPSMPPTVPQTKPAINKSPSSVPIAPVPVEIPSRNLPQISPAMHASTPETSPFAHQRHVPNNKVPIPQPIAPAPISSLPRTLGPNPPVVHPITPNVPPPTLPAPVASPTSNLPLNPPSVHPVTPGESPSTFPDPPVSSTPPSINGKRGRFPVVAPPYEAPKPSLPVDRTPAEAPSVHEPVVSSHPPVGPAYEAPRPSLPKVHTPAEGPVMPPVSFRTGRQRHYAPPPLNPGSSVPPSHLPEAPSVSHVSPVPSPSLEGATHETKLRPKISPSGSLAKSPKAPPPLQLVFPPPPPNQDCSSTICTDPYTNTPPGSPCGCVLPLQVGLRLSVALYTFFPLVSELAQEIAVGVFMQQSQVRIIGANAATQQPDKTVALIDLVPLGEKFDNTTAFLTSQRFWHKQVVIKASCFGDYEVLYVRYPGLPPSPPSSDADAMNAGPYPVNDNNGRTMKPLGVYMDKRKNKNGLSGGVIAIIALSTFVAVALCSAAAWVFLFKPRDSASQPATTPRALLPSSEKPSGTAGSMMESRHSSLSLSFGSSIAPYTGSANTFSASDIERATNNYDDSRVLGEGGFGRVYSGVLEDGTKIAVKVLKRDDQQGGREFLAEVEMLSRLHHRNLVKLIGICTEEHSRSLVYELIPNGSVESHLHGIDKDNAPLNWVQRMKIALGAARGLAYLHEDSSPRVIHRDFKASNILLEDDFTPKVSDFGLARTAMDEENRHISTRVMGTFGYVAPEYAMTGHLLVKSDVYSYGVVLLELLTGRKPVDMSQPPGEENLVAWARPLLTCKEGLEAIIDPNLGSVVPFESIAKVAAIASMCVQPEVSHRPFMGEVVQALKLVCNEFNEAKELGSRSSSQDDVSIDVADDTNTTSGQLPDTFQNRYSMLTYDSDLETEREASLSRMLSTSMSTGRQDTESFRRHSSSGPLGTGRSKQFWEKLRSSGGSVSEHGFMFKLFQGSPH; this is encoded by the exons ATGATGCCAGCCATTCTCCAGCTGGTGAATCTCTGTGTCATTGGCTTTGCTTTTGCTCTCCAAGGATCTGCAG GGTTAAATATATCACCATCACCAGAACCTCTCTCCGTGAATCCTCCTGTTGAAACAGCTCCCCCTCCTCTTCCCGACAGAAAGCCATTCACAAGCAATGCCCCAATCCCCGGTTTACAGCCAAATG GGTCAAATTTACACCCATCACCCAAAAAGCCACCTCTTATGTCCACCCCACTGCCCCCAAATAATGCTCCTCCACCACCAAATGTTGAAGGTCAAGTCCCGTCTGTGCCACCAAAAGATGCTCCTCCACCACTAGGCATTGAAGTTCATGTACCGTCTGCGCTACCAAATAATGCCCCTCCATCACCAACTGTTGGAGGTCAAGTACCACCTATGACACCAAATAATGCTCCACCACCACTAAGTATTGAAGTTCATACACCTTCTGCCCTACCCAATAATGCTTCCTCACCACCAACTGTTGAAGGTCATGCAGCATCTATGCCACCAACTaattctccaccaccaccaagtGTTGAAGATCATGCACCGCCTATGCTACCAAATaatgctcctcctcctccaagtGTTGAAGGTCATGTACCGTCTATGCCACCAACTAATGCTCCTCCACCACCGAGTGTTGAAGGTCATGTACAGCCTGTGCCACCAAATAATGCTCCTCCACCACTAAGCATTGAAGTTCAGGTGCCGTCTGCACCACCAAATGATGCTCCTGCACCACCAAGTGTTAAAGGTCATGTACCATCTACACCACAAAATAATGCTCCTCCACCATTAAGTATTGAAGTTCATGTGCCATCTGCACCACCAAATAATGCTCCTCCACCACCAAGTTTTAAAGATCAGGTACCATCTACGCCACCAACTAATGCCCCACCACCACCAAGTGTTGGTCATGTACCGTCTATGCCACCGACTGTTCCTCAAACAAAGCCAGCGATCAATAAGAGTCCTAGCTCAGTGCCAATTGCTCCAG TCCCTGTTGAAATACCTTCGAGGAATTTGCCACAAATTTCACCGGCCATGCATGCAAGTACACCAGAAACTTCGCCATTTGCTCATCAAAGACATGTGCCAAACAATAAGGTTCCCATACCACAGCCAATTGCTCCAG CACCTATTTCATCTCTGCCGAGGACATTGGGACCAAATCCACCTGTAGTCCATCCGATCACACCAAATGTACCACCACCTACATTACCTG CACCAGTTGCATCACCAACTAGCAATTTGCCACTAAATCCACCATCCGTTCACCCAGTTACACCTGGAGAATCACCATCCACTTTTCCTG ATCCTCCTGTATCATCTACTCCACCCAGCATCAACGGGAAAAGGGGTCGTTTTCCAGTTGTTGCACCGCCATATGAAGCTCCCAAGCCATCACTACCTGTGGACCGCACCCCAGCTGAAG CTCCATCTGTCCACGAACCTGTGGTATCATCTCATCCCCCGGTTGGACCAGCATATGAAGCTCCCAGGCCGTCACTACCCAAGGTCCATACTCCAGCTGAAG GTCCAGTGATGCCACCGGTATCATTTAGAACAGGCAGGCAAAGACACTATGCTCCTCCACCCCTAAATCCAG GGTCTTCGGTTCCTCCATCCCATTTACCTGAAGCTCCGTCGGTGAGCCATGTTTCGCCTGTTCCTTCTCCATCTTTAGAAGGCGCTACTCACGAAACCAAAT TGCGCCCTAAGATTTCTCCATCTGGGTCTTTGGCAAAGAGCCCAAAAGCACCACCACCGCTGCAACTAGTATTCCCACCGCCACCTCCCAATCAAG ATTGTTCATCAACTATTTGCACTGATCCATATACAAATACTCCTCCTGGGTCACCTTGTGGTTGTGTCTTGCCTCTGCAAGTTGGACTGCGACTTAGTGTTGCACTGTATACGTTCTTCCCCTTGGTTTCAGAGCTAGCCCAGGAAATTGCTGTTGGGGTTTTTATGCAACAAAGTCAGGTCCGCATTATTGGAGCCAATGCAGCTACCCAACAACCAGACAAGACAGTTGCCCTCATTGACTTGGTTCCCCTTGGGGAAAAGTTTGATAACACCACAGCTTTTTTGACTTCCCAGAGATTTTGGCATAAACAAGTTGTTATAAAAGCATCGTGTTTTGGCGACTATGAAGTACTATATGTGCGGTATCCAG GTTTACCCCCGTCTCCACCTTCTTCGGATGCTGATGCAATGAATGCGGGGCCATATCCTGTTAATGACAATAATGGAAGGACAATGAAGCCCCTCGGGGTTTACATGGACAAGAGGAAGAATAAAAATGGGCTTAGTGGTGGGGTAATTGCTATTATTGCTTTGTCTACCTTTGTAGCAGTTGCTTTATGCTCTGCTGCTGCTTGGGTTTTTCTGTTCAAACCTAGAGACTCTGCTTCTCAACCAGCAACAACTCCGCGGGCTTTGCTACCTTCTTCTGAAAAACCATCTG GTACTGCTGGGTCGATGATGGAAAGTAGGCACAGTTCCTTGTCGTTATCATTCGGATCCAGCATTGCACCATATACAGGATCTGCTAATACTTTCAGTGCGAGTGACATTGAGAGAGCCACTAACAATTATGACGATTCAAGAGTACTTGGGGAAGGTGGCTTTGGGCGTGTTTATAGTGGTGTTCTTGAAGACGGGACCAAGATTGCTGTCAAAGTTCTAAAAAGAGATGATCAGCAGGGTGGTCGGGAGTTTTTGGCTGAAGTAGAGATGCTTAGTCGTCTTCATCATCGAAACTTGGTCAAGTTGATTGGCATATGCACAGAAGAGCATAGCCGCTCCTTGGTTTATGAGCTCATTCCTAATGGCAGTGTGGAATCTCATTTGCATG GAATTGACAAGGACAATGCTCCACTTAATTGGGTACAACGCATGAAAATAGCACTTGGTGCTGCTAGGGGGCTGGCATATCTACACGAGGATTCCAGCCCCCGTGTAATACACAGGGATTTCAAAGCCAGCAATATTTTGCTGGAAGATGATTTTACACCAAAAGTGTCCGACTTTGGTTTGGCGCGAACTGCCATGGATGAGGAAAACAGACACATATCAACGCGGGTCATGGGAACTTTCGG GTATGTGGCTCCAGAATATGCAATGACTGGGCATCTTCTTGTCAAGAGTGATGTATATAGCTATGGCGTTGTCCTTCTTGAACTCTTAACTGGAAGAAAACCGGTAGACATGTCACAGCCACCTGGTGAAGAAAACCTAGTTGCATGGGCCCGGCCGCTTCTCACATGTAAAGAAGGGTTGGAAGCAATCATAGACCCAAATCTAGGATCCGTGGTCCCATTTGAAAGTATTGCCAAAGTGGCAGCTATTGCTTCGATGTGTGTACAGCCAGAGGTATCACACCGCCCTTTTATGGGCGAGGTTGTCCAGGCCTTAAAACTGGTATGCAATGAGTTCAATGAGGCGAAAGAATTAGGTTCAAGGAGTTCTAGCCAAGACGATGTGTCCATTGATGTGGCTGATGACACAAATACTACCTCGGGACAGTTGCCAGATACTTTCCAAAACCGATATTCCATGCTGACCTATGATTCCGACCTTGAGACAGAGCGGGAAGCATCATTGTCGAGGATGCTCAGTACCTCAATGAGCACAGGGAGGCAAGATACTGAATCGTTTAGGAGGCACTCCAGTTCAGGTCCTTTGGGAACAGGAAGGAGTAAGCAGTTCTGGGAGAAACTGAGATCATCCGGGGGCAGTGTGAGCGAACATGGGTTTATGTTCAAATTATTTCAAGGCTCCCCCCATTGA
- the LOC137734219 gene encoding zinc finger CCCH domain-containing protein 64-like yields the protein MAPPKILLSGDVSGNLKQLFKRVVSVNKSAAGPFDALLCVGQFFPYVADQLDEFNDYIEGRAQIPLPTYFIGDYGVSAAKVLLAATRDAGNQGFKLDGLKICDNLYWLKGSGKFTLHGLSVAYLSSQQYSDSQQFGTYNQDDVDVLRAIAEEPGIIDLFLTNKWPSGITNRANTSDVPPVAYEPFGSDNIVAELVAEIKPRYHIAGTKGVFFAREPYSNVEAVHVTRFLGLAPVGNKDKQKFIHALSPTPASTMSAVEIRTKSTTTTLSPYTYEEKTAHSMEAGKRSSDSISDSQYWRYDVSQKRQKHGDGNRLCFKFVSSGSCPRGESCNFQHDVDAREQSLRGVCFEFMNKGKCERGPDCKFKHSLQDEGESNSQQRRGSGNANSNRSTECWFCLSSPKVESHLIISIGEHYYCALAKGPLVEDHVLLIPIGHSPNTVSLPSECEIELDKFQNALKKYYNKQGKEVVFFEWASRRTTHANLQAVPVPSAKAADVKNIFNLAAERQGFKFTTMKSSNNYDGRTLLGEQFDRNFSFFYAQLPDGTILSHSIEENEKFLPQFGRQVMAGLLKKADRDDWKNCTDSKEEETKMVEDFKSGFGEFDPNK from the exons ATGGCTCCCCCCAAAATTCTGCTCTCCGGCGACGTTTCCGGCAACCTCAAGCAGCTCTTCAAACGCGTCGTTTCG GTCAACAAATCGGCGGCGGGTCCATTCGACGCGCTGTTATGCGTGGGCCAGTTCTTCCCCTACGTGGCGGACCAGCTCGACGAGTTCAACGACTACATCGAAGGCCGGGCCCAAATTCCCCTCCCGACCTACTTCATCGGCGACTACGGCGTCAGCGCCGCTAAGGTCCTCCTGGCTGCGACGAGAGACGCTGGTAATCAAGGCTTCAAATTGGACGGCTTGAAGATTTGCGACAATCTATACTGGTTGAAAGGCAGTGGCAAATTTACGCTCCACG GGTTATCTGTGGCGTATTTATCCAGTCAGCAATATTCAGATAGTCAACAGTTCGGGACATATAATCAGGACGATGTTGATGTGTTGCGAGCAATTGCTGAGGAGCCTGGAATTATTGACTTGTTTCTAAC TAATAAATGGCCCAGCGGGATCACTAATAGAGCAAATACATCTGATGTTCCCCCTGTAGCCTATGAGCCTTTTGGCAGTGACAATATTGTGGCAGAGCTAGTAGCTGAGATCAAACCGCG CTATCATATTGCAGGcacgaaaggtgtgttctttgCACGTGAACCATACTCTAATGTCGAGGCTGTACATGTGACCCGCTTTTTGGGTCTTGCTCCAGTTGGAAACAAAGATAAACAG AAATTTATTCATGCGCTTTCTCCAACTCCAGCATCTACAATGTCTGCTGTGGAGATTAGGACAAAGTCGACGACCACTACCTTATCTCCATACACATATGAGGAGAAAACAGCTCATTCAATGGAAGCTGGGAAGAGGTCTAGCGACAGTATTTCTGATTCACAGTACTGGAGATATGATGTCTCCCAGAAAAGGCAGAAACATGGAGATGGTAATAGGCTGTGTTTTAAGTTTGTATCGTCTGGCTCTTGTCCTCGAGGCGAAAGTTGCAACTTTCAGCATGATGTAGATGCAAGAGAACAGTCGTTGAGAGGTGTTTGTTTCGAATTTATGAACAAAGGAAAATGTGAAAGGGGTCCAGATTGCAAATTTAAGCACAGCTTACAGGATGAAGGTGAGAGCAATTCTCAACAGAGACGTGGATCTGGAAATGCTAACAGTAACAG GTCAACAGAGTGTTGGTTTTGTTTGTCAAGCCCCAAAGTTGAATCACATCTAATTATCAGCATAGGGGAGCATTACTATTGTGCCCTTGCTAAAGGCCCACTTGTTGAAGATCATGTGTTGCTAATCCCTATAGGCCATTCACCGAATACTGTTTCTCTACCCTCAGAATGTGAAATTGAGCTTGATAAGTTTCAGAATGCTCTGAAGAAGTATTATAACAAACAAGGAAAGGAAGTTGTTTTCTTCGAATGGGCTTCAAGACGTACCACTCATGCTAATCTTCAG GCTGTTCCTGTTCCTTCAGCCAAAGCAGCTGAcgttaaaaatatatttaacttAGCAGCTGAAAGGCAGGGCTTCAAGTTCACGACCATGAAAT CCAGTAATAATTATGATGGGAGAACACTGTTAGGGGAACAGTTCGACAGAAACTTTAGTTTTTTCTATGCTCAGCTCCCTGATGGTACAATCCTATCACATTCGATTGAAGAGAATGAGAAATTCTTACCTCAATTTGGACGTCAA GTTATGGCGGGTCTGTTGAAGAAGGCTGACAGGGatgattggaagaattgtaCAGATAGCAAAGAAGAGGAAACCAAGATGGTGGAAGATTTCAAGAGTGGATTTGGAGAATTCGATCCAAATAAGTAA